TATGTGGCCCTCTCCGTTGAAGCCATTATCCCGGTGATGCTGGAGGTCGCTGCGGACCTGCGGGCTGATGTGGCTGAGGGATAAGACCCGTCCTCCAAGCACTCCCTAGCGGTCAACAGGACTGTGACGGGAGTCTTTGGGCTTGCTGGAATGCCGCCGGGACATGATCAACAGACACAGGGCAATCACGGTAAGGATCATCCCCAGCACCTGGAAGCCCCTGAAGCTGAACGAATTGCCCATAACGATTCCGATCAGCAGGGAAGAAAGGATGGTTCCGAAATATCTGGAGGTGCTGAATAAGCCGGAGGTGACTCCAATCAGCTCTTTGGGCGAATGGTTGAACAAGGCTGCTTGCATAGCGACATTGATCAGCCCGTTGCTGATTCCGAAGGCGGCGAGAACCAGAATGATGCTGATTAACGGGGATACCGGATTGAGCAGTACGATACACACCGACCCGATGGTCATAAGGATAGCCGATACGGCCTGCGCCGGCCGGGGCCCGGAGGCATCGATCCATCGTCCGGCCAGCGGAGAAACGGCGAGCGAGCTTAGACCGAGGCTTAACATCAGCAGCCCGGTGTGGAATTCACTGACCTGACGAACGAGCTGCAAATAAGAAGGCAGACCGAAGAAGACGGAATAGAATAAAAGATTAACCAGCATAAATTCGGCATTGACCCGGATCAGCCCGGGAGATTTGGCGAAGGTACGCAGCGGAATAAAGGGCATCGCTGTTCTTAGCTCATGTCTTACGAAGACGATAAGCAGGATGACCCCGGCCAGACCGGTGATGATATTGAACAGAGAGACATGGCCGGAGGACTTGGCGGAGAGCATCTGTGCCAGCACAGCCACCAGTCCGGTAGTGAACAGCAGAATTCCAGGTACGTCTATCCGGCTCATCCATTCACGCAAGGACAGCTTGGGTGCTATAGCTGCTGGCGGCTTGTCCTGGGGGATGGTTTTCCAGGCTAACAGGAAGCTCGCCGTTACAAACGGAAGATTGATATAGAAGATGGAAGACCAGCCCCATACATGGACCAGTACCCCGCCGACAAAAGGTCCTACCGCCGCTGCTCCCGATGTAAACATAGACAGTACAGACAGCGCGGAAGCTTGCTTATCTGTAATATTTACCCGGATGATTGCCATTCCCACAGCCACCACCATACTGGTGCCGACCGATTGGACAACCCGCAGAACGATGAGCGCTTCGAAGCCCGAAGACAGAGGCGTTAGCAGGGAGGCGGCGAAGACGATCATCAGTCCTGCCAGAAAAATTCTTCTGCGGCCGAAGATATCGCTCGCTCTGCCCATGACAGGCTGGGCAATAGCGCTGCCTATATAGAACGAAAAAATAATCCAGGAAACCACGGTGAATTCAAGCTTGAATGCCTGCTGCAGCCCGGGAATCGCCACTGCCACCATCGAAGAGTTAAGCGGGTTCAGCATCACACCCAGCCCAACGGATATCATTAACCACCAGTTCCGTGCATTCATTGTTATTCCCCCTCAAGTGCTGTACAGTTATCGTACAGGAGAAGAGTCATTTACTCCAACGCATTTCATGGTATGATTTCATAGACTTGAAGGAATGAATGGAGGCGGATATGGAGCTTCTTCAATTAGAGTATTTCATCGCGGTTGCCCGCCTGGAGCATATGACCGAGGCTGCACACAGGCTGCATGTCACCCAATCCTCACTGAGCAAGACCATTCAACGGCTGGAGGAGGATCTCGGAGTCCCCTTATTCGACCGGAGCGGGAGGAAGCTGCGGCTGAGCGAGCCGGGCCGCCGATTTCTTCCGCGTGCGGAGAAGGCGCTGTTTGAACTTAAGCAGGGGAGACAGGAGCTTAAGGACCTGTCCGGCCTGGAGTCCAGCACCCTTAAATTAGCGGTCACCACCGCGAGTACCTTGCCCGGTATCCTCCGGGCATTTCGCCGCAAGCTGCCGGACATCCATTTTCACGTACAAATGCTGCCCATGCAGGAGATGATTGCCCTTCTCCAGAGGGGAGAGGTTGATTTCTGCCTATCCTCTCCACCGGTCAGAGGGGGGGATGTGGAATGTCAGGTTGTCTATAATGATTATATCTATCTTGCCGTTCCCGCCGGTCACCCGCTGGCAGGCCGTAAGAGCCTCTGCTTGATAGAGCTAAAGGATGAGTGGTTTGTAGGTGTCAAGCAAGGCTACGGGATTCGCGATTTGGTGGATTCCGTCTGCCAGGCTTCAGGCTTCCTGCCACGCTATGTCTATGAGGGAGATGAACCGGCCCGCTTGATTGACCTGGTGGAAGCCGGAATCGGCCTGGCCTTCATACCGGGTACAGCGAGGAATACGCAGGAACATATCCGTCTGATTCCGCTGGAGGACCAGAGGCTGGTTAGGGAAATTGCTTTGTTATGGCATAAGAACCGCTATATTTCACAGGCGGGTCTGATTTTCCGTGAGGTTGTTATCGGGTATTTCGCTAAGCTATAATGTCACCGGGAGGAATGAATCTATGAACGACACACAGATTACAGAACACAAGCGCATATTGGTAGTGTTCCCGCATCCTGACGATGAGGCGTTTACAGCGGCTGGCACACTGGCGAAGTAT
This region of Paenibacillus sp. FSL K6-1096 genomic DNA includes:
- a CDS encoding MFS transporter, which produces MNARNWWLMISVGLGVMLNPLNSSMVAVAIPGLQQAFKLEFTVVSWIIFSFYIGSAIAQPVMGRASDIFGRRRIFLAGLMIVFAASLLTPLSSGFEALIVLRVVQSVGTSMVVAVGMAIIRVNITDKQASALSVLSMFTSGAAAVGPFVGGVLVHVWGWSSIFYINLPFVTASFLLAWKTIPQDKPPAAIAPKLSLREWMSRIDVPGILLFTTGLVAVLAQMLSAKSSGHVSLFNIITGLAGVILLIVFVRHELRTAMPFIPLRTFAKSPGLIRVNAEFMLVNLLFYSVFFGLPSYLQLVRQVSEFHTGLLMLSLGLSSLAVSPLAGRWIDASGPRPAQAVSAILMTIGSVCIVLLNPVSPLISIILVLAAFGISNGLINVAMQAALFNHSPKELIGVTSGLFSTSRYFGTILSSLLIGIVMGNSFSFRGFQVLGMILTVIALCLLIMSRRHSSKPKDSRHSPVDR
- a CDS encoding LysR family transcriptional regulator, producing MELLQLEYFIAVARLEHMTEAAHRLHVTQSSLSKTIQRLEEDLGVPLFDRSGRKLRLSEPGRRFLPRAEKALFELKQGRQELKDLSGLESSTLKLAVTTASTLPGILRAFRRKLPDIHFHVQMLPMQEMIALLQRGEVDFCLSSPPVRGGDVECQVVYNDYIYLAVPAGHPLAGRKSLCLIELKDEWFVGVKQGYGIRDLVDSVCQASGFLPRYVYEGDEPARLIDLVEAGIGLAFIPGTARNTQEHIRLIPLEDQRLVREIALLWHKNRYISQAGLIFREVVIGYFAKL